The genomic segment TATGTTAAAATATAACTACTTACTATATATTTATACTTAATAAAATTCATACATTATAAAATCACTACATACAAAATATGGCATTTATAAAGATAATTATTTAAAATTTATGAAGAATATTTTTAGAACATATATATAATACTTATAAAAATAATAGCGACATAGTTTATACGATGCACTTCCTTGATAACGCATTATGACTATTGATATTATAAGTTCAACTAAGATTCAGGTATAGATCAAACGACTCCACCCGAATCGAGTTTTACCTTAAATATAAAGCTGTTGTTGGCTTTAAAATAATTATCTATATTCTAAGTATTTTAACAGCAGTATTTGATTTATCAGAAAAAATTGTGTAGTTGAATAAAGTTTTGTTTTATTTTCTCCTACTGAAATTGGATGTGTATAGAATTGAAGACTAATATCACTGATAGAAGCTAATTCATTATTTCCAACCTGAGTAATAGAAATAATTTTCACATCTTTTTCCTTTAACTTTTGCGCAAACTCATTCATAAATAAATTGTTTCCAGATAAAGATAATAAGAAAAAAATATCTTTTGAAGATAAAGCATCTAAAATAATGTTAGTTTCTTCCCTTCCCTCTATGACATATATTAACTTATTGCCAAAAATCATGCTACGCTTTAAATCTTTTGCTGCATTTTTTTGCACTGCTCCAGATCCATAAACATAAATTTTATCTGCCTTCTCAACTAATTCAAATACATCGTAGAAATCTCTTTCTTTCATAATTTCCATGGTCTTCTCAATATCTTTATATGTTTTTTCAATTTCTTTATTATCGAATGAATTTCGCTGCTTGTCTTCCCATTTTAAATGAATTTTCATTTCACTATATCCTTGTAATCCTAATTTATGTGTAAAACGTAAAATAGTTGTATGAGAAACATTACATTTAGAAGCTAATTCTTGTATTGACATGGTTTGGCACTCTTTTTTATGGTGTAAAATATACTTCCATATATACAAATCACTTTCATTTAATTTTTCATAATTTTCATCAATCAACGTTTCCAATTTCATGCTTTTCTTCCTTCTTATTTTTTTGTGTTTTATATTCCATATATTTCAAAAATAATATTTCAATTAAAATAAAGTATGATGTTAAAGATTCAAAATCTATGTCATTATAGATACTTGGTATAAGAGCTGTAGATGTATATAGATTATAATCACTTAATTTAGCTAAAGAATTATCTTTTAACTTTGTTATTGATATAATAGGAATATTTTTAATTTTCAAGTTTTTAGCAAAATCCATAATAAATTGATTCTCACCTGATACTGAAATAATCACGAAGACATCTTCATCTGTGGCCAAATCTACTATAGCATTTGCTTCAGTATAACCGCTTAAGTCATAAAATATTTTTCCAGCAGTTAAAAAAGTGCGCTTAAATTCTTTCTTTATGGACGACTGTACCATTCCTATTCCATATACATAGAGTGTTCTGGATTTATCAATCAATTCAAAAATATCTGTACAATCCTTTTCTTTTATATTTTTTATTACTTCATTATAAACATCACAAACAGCTTCTACATTACTAACATTCTCTTTTGACTTTTCATTATCAAGCTTTAAATAAACCTTTAATTCCCCATATCCCTTTAGAGATAATTTTTGTGAAAATCTAAGAATAGTCGTTCTAGAAACATTACATTTATGTGCTAATTGATCTATAGCAAGAGTTTCACACTCTTTTCGGTGCTTAGAAATATAATTCCAAATATATAAATCATTCTCATTTAATTGCTTATGGTATTTGTTTATAAGTTCATCTAGTTTCATAATATTCCCCACCACTATTTTCTACTTTGTTTCATGTTTCTTTAAATTCTACTCTATAATTTATCTTTTGTCTATTATTGTAAATACTCAATGAATTAATTCTGGAATTTAGTTGGAATAAAAACTAAAGGCTAATATATCTTTTCTAAAAAAAAGAGAAACAAGTCCTCTTGAACTCATTTCTCTTCTTTATATAATATAAATAAAGTTTTATAAGCTATTGTTTTTTATTGATATAGGTAATATATTCTAATTACTTTAATTCAGGCCAATAACCTTTGTTAGCCTCAATTAAATCATCTAATATTAATTTTGCAACTCTTGCACTTGGTACTGTCTTCGAAAGAGTAAGTGATTGCCATAACTTTTGATAACTTCCTTCTATCCATGCTTCTACTGCTAATTTTTCTACACTTACTTGCTGTTCCATTAATCCCTTTTGGAACTGAGGAATACTTCCTTGACATATTCTTTCATAACCATTACTTCCAACGATACATGGTATTTCAACCATTGCAGTTCTATCGAAGTTTTCTACAGCACCTTCATTTGGAACTATAAGTAAGAATCTTTCCCTTGTATTTTCAGCTATTGCACATGCTAAATCTACAATATATGTTGCATGTGCATCCACTTCAAAACCTCCGTCTTTGCTTGTACCACTTTCAATAATTTTTTTACATATTCCAAATACATGTTTTTCTCTTCCATCCATTACTTCATTTGCACGAGTATATTCTGGATTCGAAGTTTCCACCACATAATCTGAGAATAAATAATATTTTAAATATGTGTTTGGAATTGTTGTTGGATCTACTGCAAATATATCTCTTGCCTTTTGAAAAGTGTGTACCCAGCTTTCATCTACATGTTGATTTGTATCTGATAATGCATCTGCAAATCCATTTGCTGCCATGTGTTCTTTAATTTGTGGCATTAAATCATTTCCATCTTTATCATAAATTTTTGACCACCATCCAAAATGGTTTAATCCATAATATGATACTTGCATTTCTTTTCTAGATTTAAGGCCACACATACTTGCCATTTTTTCTTCTAAATCAATTGGCATATCACAAATATTTAATATTTTTGAGTTTGGTCTTAATCTTCTTGTTGCTTCTGCCACTATAGCTGCTGGATTTGAATAATTTAACATCCAAGCATTTGGCGAATATTTTTCCATATAATCTAGTATTTCAATAACTCCTCCAATAGAACGCATCCCATATGCAATCCCTCCTGGTCCACAAGTTTCTTGTCCTACCACTCCATATTTTAGTGGAATCTTCTCATCTTTCTCTCGCATTGCATATTTTCCAACACGGATATGAGCTAATACGAAATCTATATCACTAAATGCTGTTTCTGGATCAGTTGTATATGCAAATTCAATTTCTGGAGCATGTTCTTTTAGGTGAATTTCACATGCCTTTGCTACAGTTTCTTGTCTACTTGCATCATTGTCATAAAATTTAATAGATCTAATTGGAAATCTGTCCATATGTTCTAATAGCATAAGTACAATTCCTGGTGTAAACGTACTTCCTCCACCTGCTACTGTAATTGAATACTTCTTCTTTGCCATTTTTCTTCCTCCAAAACCTGCTTATTTTTTGCTTTGTTATCTTTTCTGAGTACATAATACACCCGAGAAAGGTACCTTACAATATATATGAAGCCTTTAGGGAAATAAGCATTTCAAGTGTATTTCTTAACATTTTCTGTGACTTTTCACAGGAAATTTCTGTTATGAAATTATATATTTTTTTAACTAGTTGAAATTTAAAACTAGATTTTACATAACTCTAAATCCTTCAATGATATATGATTTATAAAATAAAAAGCCGACCTCTGCTACGCAGAAATCAGCTTTTAATTTATTTAAAAATATTGTTTGTTGCATATTAATTCTAAAATTAGCAGATAAGCAAATGCATACTAATCTATCACTATAATTCCACCTGAAATAGTACTAAAAGACTTTATTCCGTTTATTTTTAAGACATTCTTTAACCAAGAATTATATGCTTTTAATGTTCAATCAATAAAAATAAAAGTGAAATTATATACCATACATTTTTAAGCTTAACTTCTCCAACTATCTTTACAGTAACGCTTCAAAGTCTTCTCTTACTCGCGCAACTTTCAATCCAACAATAACTTGATAGGATTTTCCATTTACAGAACATCCATGAGCTCCAATAGATTTAAAATAAGGATCATCCTTACAAAGAGATGGATCATTTACATTTACTCTTAAACGAGTTGCACAATTTGTAACATCAACAATGTTATCTCTTCCGCCTAATCCAACTAAGATATTTTCTGCAAATACTGACTTACTACTATCTTTTGAATCACTTTTTTTCTCTCTATACTCTGCTTTTGAATGAAATTTTATATCTTCTTCTTCATCTTCCCTACCAGGAGTTTTAAAGTTAAATTTCAAAATTAAGGTCCTAAATACTATGAACCAAATTCCTGTAAAACAAAGTCCTATAGCAAACTGGAGTAAATATTGGACCCAATGATTTCCCATTAGAGGAATCCAATTTAAAGAAGCCATTTCAATAGCTCCACCAGAGAATATTCCTACAATCCCCACAATATACATAGTTGTTGAAATTGTTGCTGCAAGTAGTGCATGTACTACAAATAGCACTGGTGAAATAAATAAAAATGTAAATTCAATTGGTTCTGTTACACCACACAAAATTGCAGTTAATGTAATAGGTATTAGTAACGCCAATACCTTTTTTCTCTTTTCAGGTTTTGCTGTTGCATAAAATGCTAATGCAATACCTGGACATCCAAAAATTTTAGAGTATCCTGTAGCTGTAAATCCTGCTTCTGGTAATAACGATTTCAAAGAGGCTTTAGAAGCTGCTATTTCTGGTAACTTTGTTGCCCAGTAAGAATAAAGACCTCCTGGCACTACAACATTATCATAATAAAACGGAGAATACAGTATATGATGTAATCCAAATGGAATTAAAGCACGTTCTAAGAAGATGAACACCCATACACCTAATGCCCCTGCACCTTTTACAAAACCTTGAAAACTATGCATTCCAAGTTGAATTTTAGGCCATATAAATGCCGCAAGAACTGCTACTGGAATCATAACAAAGAATCCGATCATAAATACAAATGTAGATCCGCTAAACGTTCCCAACCATTCTGGTAATTCAGTATCAAAAAAACGGTTATGTAAATAAATTACAAGTCCTGAAATGAGTAATGCACCAATCATTCCCATGTCCAATGTCTTAATATTGGCTATCATGGTGAGACCGCTAGTTCCTCCTACTTGAGCAGAGAAATCAACTCCAAAAAATTCGCCCCACTGTGAAATGATAGTGCTTAGAAAATAATGAAATGTTAAATATAATACGAATGCCTCCATGCAACATCTTGCATTTTGCTTTTTTGCCATTCCTATTGGAAGCCCTACTACAAATAATAATGGTAATTGATTAAATACAGTCCAGCCACCCTGTAAAACTACATTCCAGCATTTAAACCACAAGTTACTTGGATCTGCTAATCCTCCCATAATTGTCTGTGTAGTAAATAATGTTCCTATACCAATTATAATACCTGCAAATGAAAAAAGTAGAACAGGTGTAAACATCGCTCCACCGAATTTTTGAATTTTCTGCATCATTTTTTCTTCATCCTTTCTCTGTTTTCTACAATTTCATGTTAACATTATCATTTTTCATTATCAATATTCTGTAGTACTTTAGGAATTAAACTAATCTTTATGAAATTTTTCACTTTTTACGTGAATTTTCACACTATTATGTAATACTATTGCTTTTAAATAAAATATAAGTAAAATTAACCTATATTATACTTAATACACCTTAGTTGAATCTTGTGATTTTATTTTACGCATTCTACTTAAGAATACACATATCAATAAGAAAGTTGACTAGTATAATTCATTGTAATTATGTTAACGTTATATAATAATTAGAATACACGAAAGAGAGGTGAATGACTTTTTGAAGATTATCGTTTAGAAATATTTTCTCCTTATATATCCCAATAAAGTAGAATATATCTAAAAATATCTTTAATATAGTCATATATTTATGTTTAATTTTTTTAAAAAACCATTAACTATAATTGCTCCTATTTCAGGAAGAACTATAGATCTAAGCGAAGTTCCTGATCCAGTATTTGCAGACAAAATGGCGGGTGATGGAATCGCAATTAATTCTACTGGTGATATAGTTGTTGCACCTTGTGACGGTACTATATCATTAATAATGGATAGTGGACACGCTTTTGCAATAACCACTAGTAATAGAATTGAATTATTAGTTCATGTAGGCTTAGAAACTGTTTCATTAAATGGTGAAGGATTTGAAATCTTAAAATCTGTTAATACTAAAGTAACTGCTGGTACACCTATTTTAAAACTGGACAGATCATTTATTGAGTCAAAAGGCATATCACTAATAACACCAGTCTTAGTAGCTAACCCTGATAAATTAAAAGAATTAAATCCAATTCTTAATAAAGAAGTTTGTCATGGTAAAGATATAGTTATGGAATGCAAATTGTAAAAAACATCAAATCAAAAAACTTTATATTATGGTTATAAATCAGCTATAAGTAAAAAAATCCCTATTGGGATTTTTTTATTTATAATTTATTTTTTATTAGATTGTATTCATCTAATTATTATTCTTCACTTTTTCCTACACCAGATAAGATTATTCCCTTATTATGTTCTAGCGCCCAGCTTATACCCCAGTCATTTTGGAATATAAGAAGATTTCTATCCTTAAAATCTTTAACCTTCTTAGTATCGGAAGTTAAGTTTAATGAATCCATGTTAACATCTTTATTTTCAATCCACCTTACATATCTGTAATCTAATCTATCCATTTTAACATCAACATTATATTCACTATTTAATCTGTATTCCAATACTTCAAATTGAAGCACACCAACAACTCCAACTATGATTTCTTCCATACCAATATGAATTTCCTTAAATACTTGAATTGCTCCTTCTTGGGCGATTTGAGAAACACCTTTTATAAATTGTTTTCTCTTCATAGTATCTACTGGTCTTACTCTTGCAAAATGTTCTGGTGCAAAGGTTGGAATTCCTTCAAATTTAAATTTCTTTGATGGTGCACATAGTGTATCTCCAATTGAAAATATACCTGGATCAAATACACCGATTATAT from the Clostridium beijerinckii genome contains:
- a CDS encoding 6-phospho-alpha-glucosidase translates to MAKKKYSITVAGGGSTFTPGIVLMLLEHMDRFPIRSIKFYDNDASRQETVAKACEIHLKEHAPEIEFAYTTDPETAFSDIDFVLAHIRVGKYAMREKDEKIPLKYGVVGQETCGPGGIAYGMRSIGGVIEILDYMEKYSPNAWMLNYSNPAAIVAEATRRLRPNSKILNICDMPIDLEEKMASMCGLKSRKEMQVSYYGLNHFGWWSKIYDKDGNDLMPQIKEHMAANGFADALSDTNQHVDESWVHTFQKARDIFAVDPTTIPNTYLKYYLFSDYVVETSNPEYTRANEVMDGREKHVFGICKKIIESGTSKDGGFEVDAHATYIVDLACAIAENTRERFLLIVPNEGAVENFDRTAMVEIPCIVGSNGYERICQGSIPQFQKGLMEQQVSVEKLAVEAWIEGSYQKLWQSLTLSKTVPSARVAKLILDDLIEANKGYWPELK
- a CDS encoding alpha-glucoside-specific PTS transporter subunit IIBC produces the protein MMQKIQKFGGAMFTPVLLFSFAGIIIGIGTLFTTQTIMGGLADPSNLWFKCWNVVLQGGWTVFNQLPLLFVVGLPIGMAKKQNARCCMEAFVLYLTFHYFLSTIISQWGEFFGVDFSAQVGGTSGLTMIANIKTLDMGMIGALLISGLVIYLHNRFFDTELPEWLGTFSGSTFVFMIGFFVMIPVAVLAAFIWPKIQLGMHSFQGFVKGAGALGVWVFIFLERALIPFGLHHILYSPFYYDNVVVPGGLYSYWATKLPEIAASKASLKSLLPEAGFTATGYSKIFGCPGIALAFYATAKPEKRKKVLALLIPITLTAILCGVTEPIEFTFLFISPVLFVVHALLAATISTTMYIVGIVGIFSGGAIEMASLNWIPLMGNHWVQYLLQFAIGLCFTGIWFIVFRTLILKFNFKTPGREDEEEDIKFHSKAEYREKKSDSKDSSKSVFAENILVGLGGRDNIVDVTNCATRLRVNVNDPSLCKDDPYFKSIGAHGCSVNGKSYQVIVGLKVARVREDFEALL
- a CDS encoding MurR/RpiR family transcriptional regulator; the encoded protein is MKLDELINKYHKQLNENDLYIWNYISKHRKECETLAIDQLAHKCNVSRTTILRFSQKLSLKGYGELKVYLKLDNEKSKENVSNVEAVCDVYNEVIKNIKEKDCTDIFELIDKSRTLYVYGIGMVQSSIKKEFKRTFLTAGKIFYDLSGYTEANAIVDLATDEDVFVIISVSGENQFIMDFAKNLKIKNIPIISITKLKDNSLAKLSDYNLYTSTALIPSIYNDIDFESLTSYFILIEILFLKYMEYKTQKNKKEEKHEIGNVD
- a CDS encoding MurR/RpiR family transcriptional regulator: MKLETLIDENYEKLNESDLYIWKYILHHKKECQTMSIQELASKCNVSHTTILRFTHKLGLQGYSEMKIHLKWEDKQRNSFDNKEIEKTYKDIEKTMEIMKERDFYDVFELVEKADKIYVYGSGAVQKNAAKDLKRSMIFGNKLIYVIEGREETNIILDALSSKDIFFLLSLSGNNLFMNEFAQKLKEKDVKIISITQVGNNELASISDISLQFYTHPISVGENKTKLYSTTQFFLINQILLLKYLEYR
- a CDS encoding PTS sugar transporter subunit IIA, which encodes MFNFFKKPLTIIAPISGRTIDLSEVPDPVFADKMAGDGIAINSTGDIVVAPCDGTISLIMDSGHAFAITTSNRIELLVHVGLETVSLNGEGFEILKSVNTKVTAGTPILKLDRSFIESKGISLITPVLVANPDKLKELNPILNKEVCHGKDIVMECKL